A window from Thiomonas sp. FB-Cd encodes these proteins:
- a CDS encoding DUF1501 domain-containing protein has translation MQRRHLLQAAALSLAAPTARLWAAPVPGGPKFILVFLRGAYDATNVLVPYASDFYYEARPHIAVPRPGTGPDGAIRLDADWALHPALQASMLPLWQAGQLAFVPFAGTRDMTRSHFETQDHIELGQGPQTRDFNSGFLNRLVQQLGNRTRPMAFTAQLPLSLRGAERVPNMAMGQIARSGIDTHEQTLLEHMWGRTPQAASVREGFAVHATVMRDMQASDWEAEMMAASRGAIDPRGFVAEAARVGGLMRASFDMGFIDVGGWDTHVNEAAANGAKGQLAAKLGDLGQGLAALAHAMGPAWRDTVVVVLSEFGRTFRENGNRGTDHGHGTVYWVLGGAVRGGRIVGEQVTLSPGTLNQNRDAPVLTEDRNALGGLFARLWGLSAQQVQAVFPGSTALDLRLV, from the coding sequence ATGCAACGTCGACATCTTCTGCAAGCTGCTGCGCTGTCGCTGGCGGCGCCCACGGCCCGGCTCTGGGCCGCGCCCGTGCCCGGTGGGCCCAAGTTCATCCTGGTGTTCCTGCGCGGCGCCTACGACGCGACCAATGTCCTGGTGCCTTACGCCAGCGACTTCTATTACGAGGCACGCCCGCACATTGCCGTACCGCGCCCGGGCACCGGCCCCGACGGCGCAATCCGGCTCGATGCCGACTGGGCGCTGCACCCGGCGCTGCAAGCGAGCATGCTGCCGCTGTGGCAGGCGGGCCAGCTGGCGTTCGTGCCGTTTGCCGGCACGCGCGACATGACGCGCAGCCACTTCGAGACGCAGGATCACATCGAGCTCGGGCAGGGACCGCAGACCCGCGACTTCAACAGCGGTTTTCTCAACCGACTCGTGCAGCAGCTCGGAAACCGCACGAGGCCCATGGCCTTCACCGCGCAACTGCCGCTGTCGCTGCGCGGGGCCGAGCGCGTGCCCAACATGGCCATGGGCCAGATTGCCCGCAGCGGCATCGACACGCACGAGCAAACGCTGCTGGAGCACATGTGGGGCCGCACCCCGCAAGCCGCCTCGGTTCGTGAGGGCTTTGCCGTGCACGCCACGGTGATGCGCGACATGCAGGCCTCGGACTGGGAAGCCGAGATGATGGCTGCCAGTCGCGGGGCCATTGATCCGCGCGGTTTCGTCGCCGAGGCCGCGCGGGTGGGCGGCCTCATGCGCGCAAGCTTCGACATGGGTTTCATCGACGTCGGCGGCTGGGATACGCATGTGAACGAAGCCGCTGCCAACGGCGCCAAGGGTCAACTCGCCGCGAAGCTCGGTGATCTGGGCCAGGGTCTGGCTGCCCTGGCTCATGCCATGGGCCCGGCCTGGCGCGACACGGTGGTCGTGGTGCTGAGCGAGTTCGGGCGCACGTTTCGGGAAAATGGCAATCGCGGCACCGACCACGGCCACGGCACGGTCTACTGGGTGCTGGGCGGTGCCGTGCGCGGCGGGCGCATCGTCGGCGAGCAAGTCACGCTGTCTCCCGGCACCCTCAACCAGAACCGCGATGCCCCGGTGCTCACCGAAGACCGCAACGCGCTCGGGGGCCTGTTCGCTCGCCTTTGGGGCTTGAGCGCCCAACAGGTGCAAGCCGTATTCCCGGGCAGCACGGCGCTGGACTTGCGCCTGGTTTGA
- a CDS encoding RNA-guided endonuclease TnpB family protein — protein MKRLQAFKFELRPNGQQQRQMRRFAGACRVVFNEALALQKARHERGEQKLGYAGLCKELTAWRNGAPLPSGRRAPWLAEAPVHPLQQALKDLERAYTNFFARRADFPRFKKKGQHDSLRYPDPKQIKFDQANSRIALPKLGWLRYRNSRDVLGAVRNATVSFSAGKWFVSIQTEREVEQPMPKGDAVGIDVGVARFATFSNGTFLAPLGSFGKHAVRLARYQRAMRRKVKFSKNWRKAKAKVTKLHQRIGNARRDFLHKATTTISQNHAMVCIEDLQVRNMSKSAAGTTEKPGTNVRAKSGLNKSILDQGWFEFRRQLDYKVQWSGGYLMAVPPHNTSRTCPCCGHIAADNRRTQAQFKCVACGYANHADLVGAINILSRGMQKLRDEGQDMAHACAGWETAARIACEVSGAVRPPAAGTHRSDSGTVQCRT, from the coding sequence ATGAAGCGACTCCAGGCGTTCAAGTTCGAACTTCGTCCAAACGGTCAGCAGCAGCGCCAGATGCGCCGCTTCGCGGGCGCGTGCCGGGTCGTGTTTAATGAGGCGTTGGCGTTGCAAAAGGCCCGCCACGAGCGGGGTGAGCAAAAGCTCGGCTACGCCGGGCTGTGCAAGGAACTCACGGCATGGCGTAACGGCGCGCCGCTGCCGTCAGGGCGCCGGGCACCCTGGCTGGCCGAGGCGCCCGTGCATCCGTTGCAACAGGCGCTCAAGGATCTGGAACGCGCCTACACCAACTTCTTCGCCAGGCGCGCGGACTTTCCGCGATTCAAGAAGAAGGGCCAGCACGACAGCTTGCGCTACCCGGACCCGAAACAGATCAAGTTCGATCAGGCCAACAGCCGCATCGCTCTGCCCAAGCTGGGGTGGCTGCGCTACCGCAACAGCCGGGACGTGCTCGGTGCGGTGCGCAACGCCACGGTGAGTTTCAGCGCAGGCAAATGGTTTGTGTCGATCCAGACCGAACGTGAGGTCGAGCAGCCGATGCCGAAGGGCGATGCCGTGGGCATCGACGTGGGCGTGGCCCGCTTTGCCACGTTCAGCAACGGCACATTCCTGGCGCCGCTGGGCAGTTTCGGGAAGCACGCGGTGCGGCTTGCGCGGTACCAGCGAGCGATGCGCCGCAAGGTGAAGTTCAGCAAGAACTGGAGGAAAGCGAAGGCCAAAGTCACAAAACTCCACCAGAGGATCGGCAATGCCCGGCGCGACTTCCTGCACAAGGCCACGACCACGATCAGCCAAAACCACGCGATGGTGTGTATCGAGGACTTGCAGGTGAGGAACATGTCCAAGTCCGCAGCAGGCACAACCGAGAAGCCGGGGACGAATGTTCGGGCCAAGTCCGGACTCAACAAATCCATCCTCGATCAAGGCTGGTTCGAGTTCCGCCGCCAACTGGACTACAAGGTCCAGTGGAGCGGCGGTTATCTCATGGCCGTGCCACCGCACAACACGAGCCGCACCTGCCCATGCTGCGGCCACATCGCGGCCGATAATCGCCGCACCCAGGCGCAGTTCAAGTGCGTCGCGTGTGGCTACGCGAATCATGCTGACCTTGTCGGCGCGATCAATATCCTTTCTCGCGGGATGCAAAAACTGCGAGACGAAGGGCAGGACATGGCGCACGCTTGCGCTGGGTGGGAAACCGCAGCCCGGATCGCCTGTGAAGTGAGTGGTGCAGTCAGGCCGCCAGCAGCAGGAACCCACCGAAGCGACTCAGGGACGGTTCAATGCCGCACCTGA
- a CDS encoding DUF1800 domain-containing protein, with protein MRKSSIHPQRTGRLAGSLWALAASGALVLAGCAAQAAPLGSAPGVTSAQHDAAVLNTAARLHPVAFLDRIGWGASAAQLQELSRVGATRFLDAQLRPDPGPVLPAEVRQQIAALQCTQPLNQLIPPLVRQMQAIQQARHEGQAINAQQAQAALQALNQRKNQLTQEAMTQQLLLAVYAPNQLQQRLTWFWLNHFNVFRGGNIGPMMADYTQHVIAPRALGPFRDLLQATMFSPQMLLYLNNAQNARGHVNENYAREVMELHTLGVGGGYTQTDVTNLARALTGLGVDLGERPVHVRPALRNELWQHGLVVFNPARHDPDPKVVLGHVLQGRGLEEIEQVITLLADDPATARHVSMELAQYFVGDRPDPAMVNAMVQTWARTRGNMAAVMRTMLTSPQFAASLSAPQFKDPMRYVVSAARASFSGRIITNTQPLIGMLYRLGEPLYGRQTPDGFALSGATWDSPGQLTTRFEVAQQIGAGAPALFGPPPPFLRTRSVADPANAAGTIGEPGSAMAGAGAMLTQGAAQRSVPPKLPRRPPPDLARSTVFLAAEPDLGRSTLEALAQTNQRMRWNALWLSSPEFMND; from the coding sequence ATGAGAAAATCTTCCATCCACCCGCAACGCACTGGTCGCCTTGCGGGCTCCTTGTGGGCACTGGCCGCGTCGGGGGCATTGGTCCTTGCCGGCTGTGCGGCGCAGGCCGCACCCCTGGGTTCCGCACCGGGTGTGACGTCGGCTCAGCACGACGCTGCCGTCTTGAATACGGCCGCGCGCCTTCATCCCGTCGCCTTTCTTGACCGCATTGGCTGGGGGGCAAGCGCTGCGCAATTGCAGGAGCTTTCCCGCGTCGGAGCCACCCGCTTTCTGGACGCGCAGCTGCGCCCCGACCCCGGCCCGGTCCTTCCAGCCGAGGTGCGTCAGCAAATCGCCGCCCTGCAGTGCACGCAGCCCCTGAATCAGCTCATTCCCCCGCTCGTGCGGCAGATGCAAGCCATTCAGCAAGCCAGGCATGAAGGCCAGGCCATCAACGCCCAGCAGGCACAGGCCGCGCTTCAGGCGCTGAATCAGCGCAAGAACCAGCTCACTCAGGAAGCGATGACCCAGCAACTGCTGCTGGCGGTGTACGCCCCCAATCAGTTGCAACAGCGCCTGACCTGGTTCTGGCTGAACCATTTCAACGTGTTCCGCGGCGGCAACATCGGCCCCATGATGGCTGACTACACCCAGCACGTCATCGCGCCGCGGGCGCTGGGCCCTTTCCGCGATCTGCTGCAGGCGACCATGTTTTCGCCGCAGATGCTGCTTTATCTGAACAACGCGCAAAACGCTCGCGGCCACGTCAACGAAAACTACGCGCGCGAGGTCATGGAGTTGCATACGCTGGGCGTGGGCGGCGGTTACACGCAAACGGATGTGACCAATCTGGCGCGCGCCCTCACCGGCCTGGGCGTGGACCTCGGTGAGCGCCCGGTGCACGTGCGCCCCGCCCTGCGCAATGAACTGTGGCAACACGGCCTGGTCGTCTTCAATCCGGCGCGCCACGATCCCGACCCCAAGGTCGTGCTCGGCCACGTGCTGCAGGGACGTGGGCTTGAGGAGATCGAACAGGTCATCACCCTGCTCGCCGACGATCCGGCTACGGCGCGGCATGTGAGCATGGAGCTCGCCCAGTATTTTGTCGGCGACCGCCCCGACCCGGCGATGGTGAACGCGATGGTGCAAACCTGGGCGCGCACGCGGGGCAACATGGCCGCCGTCATGCGCACCATGCTGACCAGTCCGCAATTTGCTGCAAGCCTGAGCGCGCCCCAGTTCAAGGACCCGATGCGCTATGTCGTATCGGCCGCGCGCGCCAGCTTCAGCGGGCGCATCATCACCAACACTCAGCCACTCATCGGCATGCTGTACAGGCTCGGCGAACCCCTGTACGGACGGCAAACACCCGACGGCTTTGCACTGAGTGGAGCCACCTGGGACAGCCCGGGCCAGCTGACCACGCGCTTTGAAGTGGCACAGCAAATCGGCGCTGGCGCCCCGGCGTTGTTCGGCCCGCCACCGCCCTTCCTGCGCACGCGCTCCGTAGCCGACCCCGCGAACGCCGCCGGCACCATCGGTGAGCCGGGCTCGGCCATGGCCGGGGCGGGGGCCATGCTCACGCAAGGTGCGGCGCAGCGCAGCGTGCCGCCCAAACTGCCGCGACGCCCTCCGCCTGATCTGGCTCGCAGCACGGTCTTTCTCGCAGCTGAGCCCGATCTGGGACGGAGCACGCTGGAGGCCCTGGCTCAGACCAACCAGCGCATGCGCTGGAACGCGCTGTGGCTGTCATCACCCGAGTTCATGAACGACTGA
- a CDS encoding TlpA disulfide reductase family protein, giving the protein MARPSDHGRRALLRDILSLGMGAAASGLTQSARADDLRVGAPAPPLVLHTLAGDSIATRDLLGQIVIVTFWASWCGPCLAELPLLSAYAQRHRAQGLAVLGFSLDAPDTLPAVRSMAATLSFPVGLLGSAYAGAYGRIWRIPVSFTIDRRGRLADDGWQDRDPGWTEARLERVVTPLLSGAPMG; this is encoded by the coding sequence ATGGCCAGACCAAGTGATCACGGACGTCGCGCCTTGCTGCGCGACATCCTTTCCCTTGGTATGGGTGCGGCCGCCAGCGGCTTGACCCAATCGGCGCGCGCCGACGACTTGCGCGTTGGCGCGCCGGCGCCGCCGCTGGTGCTGCACACGCTGGCCGGGGATTCGATTGCAACCCGCGATCTTCTCGGCCAGATCGTCATCGTGACCTTCTGGGCGAGCTGGTGCGGTCCCTGCCTTGCCGAGCTGCCGCTTCTGTCTGCCTATGCGCAGCGGCATCGCGCGCAAGGCCTGGCGGTGCTGGGGTTCAGCCTGGACGCACCGGACACCCTGCCCGCTGTTCGATCGATGGCGGCCACTCTGAGCTTTCCGGTCGGTCTGCTGGGCAGCGCCTACGCCGGAGCGTATGGACGCATCTGGCGCATTCCCGTGAGCTTCACGATTGACCGCCGGGGACGTCTCGCCGATGACGGCTGGCAGGACCGGGACCCGGGCTGGACCGAGGCTCGGCTCGAGCGCGTCGTCACGCCGTTGCTGAGCGGTGCGCCAATGGGCTGA
- a CDS encoding nucleotide-binding protein encodes MMKFLLTICVLLATCSPTWASERPTAMPGVPDAIHGKVLQTMDAGAYTYLHLQAASGDVWAAVYKAPVKVGQDVSVDHVVLMKNFESKTLKRTFPAIYLGMLEPATGAVALAAPTAGAQADGGPDPRVAKARGPNAYTIAQVIAQRNQLQGKTVVIRGRVVKYNPQIMGRNWVHLRDGSAAASAQPDEILVTTSSATKLGDVVTARGSVRTNADFGAGYAYPVLVEHATLQP; translated from the coding sequence ATGATGAAGTTTTTGCTCACGATCTGCGTTCTTCTTGCGACTTGCTCACCGACGTGGGCCAGTGAACGTCCGACGGCCATGCCTGGCGTGCCGGATGCCATTCATGGCAAGGTGCTCCAGACCATGGACGCCGGCGCCTATACCTACCTGCACCTGCAGGCCGCTTCAGGCGATGTCTGGGCTGCGGTGTACAAGGCCCCGGTCAAGGTCGGCCAAGATGTCAGCGTGGATCACGTCGTGCTGATGAAGAACTTCGAAAGCAAGACGTTGAAACGCACGTTCCCGGCGATCTACCTGGGCATGCTGGAGCCGGCCACCGGTGCCGTCGCGCTGGCTGCACCCACTGCAGGTGCACAAGCTGACGGTGGCCCGGATCCTCGGGTTGCCAAGGCCCGGGGGCCCAACGCTTACACGATTGCGCAGGTCATTGCGCAGAGAAATCAGCTTCAGGGCAAAACGGTTGTCATTCGGGGACGGGTCGTCAAATACAACCCCCAGATCATGGGCAGGAATTGGGTTCACCTGCGCGACGGATCGGCTGCTGCCAGTGCGCAGCCCGATGAGATCCTCGTGACAACGAGCAGCGCGACGAAACTCGGTGATGTCGTGACGGCACGTGGCAGCGTGCGCACGAATGCCGACTTCGGCGCGGGCTACGCCTACCCTGTGCTCGTCGAACACGCCACGCTGCAACCTTAA
- a CDS encoding DMT family transporter: MDSRRPLDALAIGLMLVLCLVWAMQQIALKATAADIAPILQIALRSGFAAVLVSVLMAVRGTRLSFVDGSWRAGLAVGGLFALEFLLVSESLRHTSAAHLVVFLYTAPVFAALGLHWKLPSERLAPLQWLGITLAFAGIAVAFLSGHQRQVEAAHGQVLLGDFLALLAGAAWGTTTVVVRATGLSRLAAAQTLLYQLAGAFVLLLAGAFLLGQTTFHPTPLALGALAFQSVIVSFANFLAWFWLLRHYLASRLGVLSFMTPLFGIVLGAWLLGEPISPGFLTGTLLILPGIVLVSGYGWLRQWARVFTASSRRG; encoded by the coding sequence ATGGATTCACGTCGACCGCTCGATGCACTGGCGATTGGCCTCATGCTTGTGCTTTGCCTGGTCTGGGCCATGCAGCAAATTGCACTCAAGGCAACCGCTGCAGACATCGCGCCGATCCTGCAAATTGCCCTGCGCTCGGGATTCGCCGCAGTCCTGGTGAGCGTGCTCATGGCCGTGCGGGGAACACGCCTGTCGTTCGTCGACGGCTCGTGGCGAGCGGGACTGGCGGTGGGAGGGTTGTTTGCCCTGGAGTTCCTGCTCGTGAGCGAGTCGTTGCGTCACACCTCCGCGGCGCATCTGGTGGTCTTCCTCTACACGGCACCCGTGTTTGCCGCGCTGGGCCTTCACTGGAAGCTGCCCTCCGAGCGGCTGGCCCCACTGCAGTGGCTCGGCATCACGTTGGCGTTTGCCGGCATTGCGGTGGCTTTCCTGAGTGGGCACCAGCGTCAAGTCGAGGCCGCACATGGCCAGGTGCTGCTGGGCGACTTCCTTGCACTGCTGGCTGGTGCCGCCTGGGGCACCACGACGGTGGTCGTGCGTGCGACCGGCTTATCCCGGCTGGCGGCGGCGCAGACCCTGCTGTACCAATTGGCCGGGGCATTCGTGCTCCTGCTGGCCGGTGCCTTCTTGCTGGGTCAAACAACATTCCATCCAACACCGCTGGCTTTGGGCGCCCTGGCGTTCCAATCGGTGATTGTGTCGTTTGCCAACTTCCTGGCGTGGTTCTGGCTGCTGCGCCACTATCTGGCGTCTCGGCTGGGCGTCCTCTCGTTCATGACTCCGCTGTTTGGCATCGTGCTGGGAGCATGGCTATTGGGTGAGCCGATCAGTCCCGGGTTTCTGACCGGGACATTGCTGATTTTGCCCGGCATCGTCCTTGTCAGCGGATACGGGTGGCTCAGGCAATGGGCTCGCGTCTTCACTGCATCGAGCCGGCGCGGGTAA
- a CDS encoding copper chaperone PCu(A)C: MIKTLNSHAHRLPRRVALTFVLAAAALAASPAFAADSAPVQASNAWIRWLPAGLPAGGYMQLRNLSDKPVDLVGATSADYGNTMLHHTVKKGNTMEMLPVSRVTIPAHGSVAFQPGGYHIMLMQPKKAVQPGDQVPITLEFSGGSTLRVEFQVRKADATGPGAAGGVNMHSMPGMGDGQTK, encoded by the coding sequence ATGATCAAGACCCTGAACTCTCACGCCCATCGCCTGCCGCGCCGCGTTGCGCTGACCTTCGTACTGGCCGCCGCCGCACTGGCCGCTTCGCCCGCATTTGCCGCGGACAGCGCGCCGGTTCAGGCCAGCAACGCCTGGATCCGGTGGCTGCCAGCCGGGCTGCCAGCCGGCGGCTACATGCAATTGCGCAATCTCTCCGACAAGCCTGTGGATCTGGTCGGCGCAACCAGCGCCGACTATGGCAACACGATGCTGCATCACACCGTCAAAAAGGGCAATACGATGGAAATGCTGCCCGTCTCACGCGTGACCATCCCGGCGCATGGCAGCGTTGCGTTCCAGCCAGGCGGGTATCACATCATGCTGATGCAACCGAAAAAGGCGGTGCAGCCCGGAGACCAGGTGCCGATCACGCTGGAGTTCTCCGGTGGCAGCACCCTGCGCGTGGAGTTTCAGGTGCGCAAGGCCGACGCCACCGGGCCGGGGGCCGCTGGCGGCGTGAACATGCACAGCATGCCGGGCATGGGTGATGGCCAGACCAAGTGA
- a CDS encoding cytochrome b/b6 domain-containing protein encodes MAEHRLYLFKRFERFWHWSQALLVITMLYTGFAIHGYLGGLRFRNALLIHEYAAWLLVTLWTFAIFWHFTTGEWKQYIPTFQRMAQVARYYAWGMFRGERHPYEPTLLHKHNPLQRLAYLWLKLMINPLIWASGVLLLIFAYDWTRVMPLGLSLTAVAWTHTAAAYMMLLFFIAHVYLATTGKTPTAYIQAMITGWESGSDEAQGSSSTGA; translated from the coding sequence ATGGCTGAGCATCGTCTGTATCTATTCAAACGCTTCGAACGCTTCTGGCATTGGAGCCAGGCCCTTCTCGTCATCACCATGCTGTACACCGGTTTTGCCATCCACGGCTATCTGGGCGGACTGAGGTTCCGAAATGCGCTGCTCATTCATGAGTACGCCGCATGGCTGCTGGTCACCCTGTGGACCTTTGCCATCTTCTGGCACTTCACCACGGGAGAGTGGAAACAATACATCCCGACCTTTCAAAGGATGGCCCAGGTTGCCCGGTATTACGCCTGGGGCATGTTCCGCGGCGAGCGCCACCCGTACGAGCCGACGCTGCTGCACAAGCACAACCCGCTGCAGCGCCTGGCGTATCTGTGGCTCAAGCTGATGATCAACCCGCTGATCTGGGCCAGCGGCGTACTGCTGCTGATTTTCGCCTACGACTGGACACGCGTCATGCCGTTGGGGCTGAGCTTGACCGCAGTCGCCTGGACGCACACCGCAGCGGCCTACATGATGCTTCTGTTCTTCATCGCCCACGTGTATCTGGCGACCACCGGGAAAACGCCCACCGCTTACATTCAGGCCATGATCACGGGCTGGGAAAGCGGCAGCGACGAAGCCCAGGGTTCCTCCTCGACAGGCGCATGA
- a CDS encoding helix-turn-helix domain-containing protein: protein MDTPSIHVHRPPFSEALPSPIYFRAASMPAHGTYPRHRHAWGEFVYAFTGVMEVKLADRHYLAPPQYGIWLPPHVEHRGLNRQEASHCSLYVAPELSGALPTTSCALMVNPLLRALLEHLRHQPPRLPPSDEDSRLLQVTVDQLARAECAGSFLPMSEDALLRPILQALQAEPGATRSLAEWAGFAHTTQRTLMRRCRRELGMSLAEWRQRLRAVKSLPLLEAGETVEHIAHDLGYGSSSAFIAMFRRLMGLPPDEYRKGSARAPGGS, encoded by the coding sequence ATGGACACGCCTTCGATTCATGTGCATCGCCCTCCGTTCAGCGAGGCACTGCCCAGTCCGATTTACTTTCGCGCGGCATCGATGCCCGCTCACGGAACCTATCCTCGGCATCGACATGCCTGGGGCGAGTTCGTCTATGCCTTCACCGGCGTGATGGAGGTCAAGCTTGCCGACCGCCATTACCTTGCTCCTCCCCAATATGGCATCTGGCTGCCACCGCATGTGGAGCATCGGGGCCTGAACAGGCAGGAGGCAAGCCACTGCTCGCTGTATGTCGCACCGGAATTGAGCGGCGCCTTGCCCACGACAAGCTGCGCGCTGATGGTCAATCCACTGCTGCGGGCGCTTCTGGAACATTTGCGCCACCAACCCCCGCGGCTTCCGCCATCGGACGAGGACTCTCGGCTGCTGCAGGTCACGGTCGACCAATTGGCCAGGGCCGAGTGTGCGGGCAGCTTCTTGCCCATGTCAGAAGACGCGCTCTTGCGCCCCATTTTGCAGGCGCTTCAGGCCGAGCCGGGAGCGACACGATCGCTTGCCGAGTGGGCTGGATTCGCGCACACCACGCAGCGAACCCTGATGCGGCGCTGCCGGCGCGAACTGGGCATGTCGCTTGCGGAATGGCGCCAGCGCCTTCGTGCCGTCAAATCCCTGCCGCTGTTGGAGGCGGGGGAGACGGTTGAGCACATCGCGCACGACCTTGGATACGGCTCATCGTCGGCATTCATCGCGATGTTCCGCCGCCTGATGGGGCTGCCCCCCGACGAATACCGCAAGGGATCGGCCCGCGCTCCCGGGGGGTCGTGA
- a CDS encoding tetrathionate reductase family octaheme c-type cytochrome produces MKLATQRSASGLHRSFLARKARIAMGWLAAWLLALSVPAFGAESAQQFVNANAAGPADAPTWHVVPKEVDGPVGPETPQDHSKFKQLQGPFTSPEQVTRACLSCHTQAAKQVMSTIHWTWKAWNPKTKQMVGKNEIYNTFCVSPISNEQFCTVCHAGYGSQDPDKFIPFSQRTEDHVDCLVCHDKTKTYRKIPFIGGNPALAKIAVRPGCNEVYGTDKAYVEPEDLAAVAKRVGAPTRYTCGICHFYGGGGDGVKHGDLDSSLNDPPRALDVHMDAKGLNFSCQECHKTTDHNVSGEHYAIDADPKQGAYMRGAAHNGNAVTCQSCHGQAPHVGDNVQSSLVASTLNMHTRDIACETCHIPQFARGGLPTKMDWNYATAGKLAPNGSPLVIMNARGWNTYWGVKGSFRWAENVVPQYRWFNGTETWMHIGEKIQNHEKNGVVQVNAIEGSPTDGQSKIWPFKIHHNNQPYDTRTGILAIFHSFGFDEDSYTMNYNWNTSIATGMKAAHLPYSGHYGFVKTEMYWPIAHMVAPKENALRCVQCHADQGRLQNIDGVYMPGRPRDHQPLIERLGLLVAALALAGVVIHALIRIGLWLRRR; encoded by the coding sequence ATGAAACTGGCCACACAGCGCAGCGCATCGGGCTTGCATCGCTCGTTCCTGGCGCGCAAGGCACGCATCGCAATGGGGTGGCTGGCGGCGTGGCTGCTCGCTTTGAGCGTGCCGGCGTTTGGCGCCGAGTCAGCCCAGCAATTCGTCAACGCCAATGCGGCGGGCCCGGCGGACGCGCCAACCTGGCACGTCGTGCCCAAGGAAGTGGACGGCCCGGTGGGGCCCGAGACGCCGCAAGACCACAGCAAATTCAAACAACTTCAGGGCCCGTTCACATCGCCCGAACAGGTCACCCGCGCGTGCCTGAGCTGCCACACGCAGGCAGCCAAGCAGGTCATGTCCACCATCCACTGGACCTGGAAGGCGTGGAACCCGAAGACCAAGCAAATGGTGGGCAAGAACGAGATCTACAACACGTTCTGCGTCAGCCCCATCAGCAATGAACAGTTCTGCACGGTGTGTCATGCCGGTTACGGCAGCCAGGATCCAGACAAGTTCATCCCGTTCAGTCAGCGCACCGAGGACCATGTGGATTGCCTGGTGTGCCATGACAAGACGAAGACCTACCGCAAGATTCCGTTCATCGGTGGCAATCCGGCGCTGGCCAAGATCGCGGTGCGGCCCGGCTGCAACGAGGTCTACGGCACGGACAAGGCCTATGTGGAGCCCGAGGATCTGGCCGCGGTGGCCAAGCGCGTGGGGGCGCCCACGCGCTACACATGCGGCATCTGCCACTTTTATGGAGGCGGGGGCGACGGCGTCAAGCATGGCGATCTCGACAGCTCGCTGAATGACCCGCCGCGTGCGCTTGACGTGCACATGGACGCCAAGGGCCTGAATTTCTCGTGCCAGGAGTGTCACAAAACGACGGACCACAACGTCAGCGGCGAGCATTACGCGATCGATGCCGATCCCAAGCAGGGCGCGTACATGCGCGGCGCGGCGCACAACGGCAACGCCGTGACCTGCCAGTCCTGCCACGGTCAGGCGCCGCACGTGGGCGACAACGTGCAGTCCAGCCTGGTGGCGTCGACGCTGAACATGCACACCCGCGATATAGCGTGCGAGACCTGCCACATTCCGCAGTTCGCGCGCGGCGGGCTGCCAACGAAGATGGACTGGAACTACGCCACCGCAGGCAAGCTCGCGCCCAACGGTTCACCGCTGGTCATCATGAATGCGCGCGGCTGGAACACCTACTGGGGGGTGAAGGGCAGCTTCCGCTGGGCCGAAAACGTGGTGCCGCAGTACCGCTGGTTCAATGGCACGGAAACGTGGATGCACATTGGGGAGAAAATCCAGAACCACGAGAAGAACGGCGTCGTGCAGGTCAACGCCATCGAGGGCAGCCCCACCGATGGCCAGTCCAAGATCTGGCCATTCAAGATCCATCACAACAACCAGCCGTATGACACGCGCACAGGCATCCTGGCCATCTTCCATTCGTTTGGATTCGACGAGGATTCCTACACGATGAACTACAACTGGAACACGTCGATTGCCACGGGCATGAAGGCTGCGCACCTGCCGTATTCGGGTCATTACGGGTTTGTGAAGACCGAGATGTATTGGCCGATTGCCCACATGGTGGCGCCGAAGGAAAACGCGCTGCGGTGCGTGCAATGCCACGCAGATCAGGGCCGGCTGCAAAACATCGACGGGGTGTACATGCCGGGACGGCCGCGTGACCATCAGCCGCTGATCGAGCGCCTGGGCCTGCTCGTTGCGGCGCTTGCCCTGGCAGGCGTCGTGATCCACGCGCTCATCCGCATCGGCCTTTGGCTGCGCCGGCGCTGA